One window of Corynebacterium accolens genomic DNA carries:
- the carB gene encoding carbamoyl-phosphate synthase large subunit: protein MPKRTDINHVLVIGSGPIVIGQACEFDYSGTQACRVLKDEGLRVTLVNSNPATIMTDPEFADHTYVEPIEPEYIEKILVKESEEGHPIDAVLATLGGQTALNAAVQLDRQGILDKYDIELIGADIDAIERGEDRQKFKDIVASVGGESARSAVCHNMDEVHETVDKLGLPVVVRPSFTMGGLGSGLAFNNEDLDRIAGGGLAASPEANVLIEESILGWKEFELELMRDGDDNVVVVASIENVDALGVHTGDSVTVAPALTLTDREFQKMRDLGIDIIREVGVDTGGCNIQFALNPDDGRIIVIEMNPRVSRSSALASKATGFPIAKLAAKLAIGYTLDEVQNDITGETQAAFEPTLDYVIVKAPRFAFEKFPGADDTLTTTMKSVGEAMGIGRNYISGLNKVMRSLENKPNGFWTKPDEYFAGERATDVQAVLKDLERPTEGRMYDIELALRLGATVDEVHEASGVDPWFIAELEGLVEFRQELVDAPVLTEQLLREAKVFGLSDAQIAALRPEFNGEDGVRSLRWRMGIRPVFKTVDTCAGEFEAQTPYHYSSYELDPDAETEVHPAPEGSKGKVIILGSGPNRIGQGIEFDYSCVHAALELSRKGYETVMVNCNPETVSTDYDTADRLYFEPLTFEDVMEVYHAEAASGEVAGVLVQLGGQTPLGLAERLDAAGVPVVGTSPAAIDSAEDRGEFGKVLDEAELAAPSYGTATSFEEARKVAASIGYPVLVRPSYVLGGSGMEIVYDEQSLENYIERATELSPDHPVLVDRFLDSAIEIDVDALCDGNEVYLGGVMEHIEEAGVHSGDSSCALPPMTLGPEDIDKVRESTRRLAEGIGVKGLMNVQFALKDDILYVIEANPRASRTVPFVSKATGVPLAKAAARIMMGSTIAELREEGLIPSVYDGGSLPLDHPIAVKEAVLPFERFRRPDGSLLDTLLSPEMKSTGEVMGLATNFGAAYAKGEIAAFAVPPTEGTIFVSVANRDKRTLIFPIQRLARMGYNIVATAGTAQMLRRNGIECEVAVKVSEAKEGEESIVDKIFNGEIDWILNTPAGSAGARHDGYDIRAAAVHMGLPLVTVVQGITAAVQGIEALRQGDLQVRALQELEHEPRN from the coding sequence ATGCCAAAGCGCACTGACATTAATCACGTCCTGGTCATCGGCTCCGGGCCCATCGTCATCGGCCAGGCCTGCGAGTTCGACTACTCCGGAACCCAGGCCTGCCGCGTCCTCAAGGACGAAGGCCTGCGCGTGACCCTGGTGAACTCGAACCCGGCCACCATCATGACCGACCCAGAGTTCGCAGACCACACCTACGTCGAACCCATCGAGCCGGAATACATCGAAAAGATCCTGGTCAAGGAGAGCGAGGAAGGCCACCCCATCGACGCCGTGCTGGCTACCTTGGGTGGGCAAACCGCGCTGAACGCCGCGGTGCAGCTGGACCGTCAGGGCATTTTGGATAAGTACGATATCGAGCTCATCGGCGCCGATATCGATGCCATCGAGCGCGGCGAGGACCGCCAGAAGTTTAAGGACATCGTGGCCTCGGTAGGCGGGGAATCCGCCCGCTCGGCGGTATGCCACAACATGGATGAGGTCCACGAGACCGTCGACAAGCTGGGCCTGCCCGTCGTGGTGCGCCCGTCCTTTACCATGGGTGGCCTGGGTTCCGGCCTGGCCTTTAATAACGAGGACCTAGATCGCATCGCCGGCGGCGGGCTTGCGGCCTCGCCTGAGGCTAACGTGCTCATCGAGGAATCCATCCTCGGCTGGAAAGAATTCGAGCTTGAGCTCATGCGCGATGGCGATGACAACGTGGTCGTCGTTGCCTCCATCGAAAACGTTGATGCCCTGGGGGTGCACACCGGTGATTCCGTGACCGTGGCGCCGGCGCTGACGCTGACGGACCGCGAGTTCCAGAAGATGCGTGATCTGGGCATCGACATCATCCGCGAGGTGGGTGTTGATACCGGCGGCTGCAATATCCAGTTCGCCTTGAACCCGGATGATGGCCGCATCATCGTCATCGAGATGAACCCGCGCGTATCCCGCTCCTCGGCGCTGGCCTCCAAGGCCACGGGTTTCCCCATTGCCAAGCTGGCCGCGAAATTGGCCATCGGCTACACCTTGGATGAGGTGCAAAATGACATCACCGGCGAAACCCAGGCGGCGTTCGAGCCGACCTTGGACTATGTCATTGTCAAGGCGCCCCGCTTTGCCTTCGAGAAATTCCCCGGCGCCGATGACACCTTGACCACCACGATGAAATCGGTGGGCGAGGCCATGGGCATCGGCCGCAACTACATCTCCGGCCTGAATAAAGTCATGCGCTCGCTGGAAAACAAGCCCAACGGGTTCTGGACCAAGCCGGATGAGTACTTTGCGGGCGAGCGCGCCACCGACGTGCAGGCGGTGCTCAAGGATCTCGAGCGCCCCACCGAGGGCCGCATGTACGATATCGAGCTGGCCCTGCGCCTCGGTGCTACGGTCGACGAGGTCCACGAGGCCTCCGGCGTGGACCCATGGTTCATTGCGGAGCTCGAGGGCCTGGTGGAATTCCGCCAGGAGCTTGTCGATGCCCCCGTGCTCACCGAGCAGCTCCTGCGCGAGGCCAAGGTCTTTGGGCTTTCCGATGCCCAAATTGCCGCCCTGCGCCCCGAGTTCAACGGCGAGGATGGCGTGCGCAGCCTGCGCTGGCGCATGGGCATTCGCCCCGTCTTCAAGACCGTCGATACGTGCGCCGGCGAGTTCGAGGCGCAAACGCCGTACCACTACAGCTCTTATGAGTTGGACCCCGATGCCGAAACCGAGGTGCACCCAGCACCGGAAGGCTCGAAGGGCAAGGTCATCATCTTGGGCTCTGGCCCGAACCGCATTGGCCAGGGCATCGAATTCGACTACTCCTGCGTGCACGCCGCCCTTGAGCTTTCCCGCAAGGGATATGAGACCGTGATGGTCAACTGCAACCCAGAGACGGTATCGACCGACTATGACACCGCTGACCGCCTGTACTTCGAGCCGCTGACCTTCGAAGACGTCATGGAGGTCTACCACGCAGAGGCAGCCTCCGGCGAGGTTGCCGGCGTGCTGGTGCAGCTGGGCGGCCAAACCCCGCTGGGCCTGGCAGAGCGCCTCGACGCCGCCGGCGTACCGGTGGTGGGCACCAGCCCTGCGGCCATTGACTCCGCCGAGGACCGCGGCGAATTCGGCAAGGTCCTCGATGAGGCAGAGCTGGCAGCGCCATCGTATGGCACCGCAACCTCCTTCGAGGAGGCTCGGAAGGTCGCGGCCTCCATCGGCTACCCGGTTCTGGTTCGCCCTTCCTACGTATTGGGCGGCAGCGGCATGGAAATCGTCTACGATGAGCAGTCGCTGGAGAACTATATCGAGCGCGCCACCGAGCTCTCCCCAGACCACCCGGTCTTGGTGGACCGCTTCTTGGACTCGGCCATCGAGATCGATGTCGACGCCCTGTGCGACGGCAACGAGGTCTACTTGGGCGGCGTGATGGAGCACATCGAGGAAGCCGGCGTTCACTCCGGCGACTCCTCGTGCGCCCTGCCGCCGATGACGCTGGGGCCAGAGGACATCGACAAGGTGCGCGAGTCCACGCGCCGCTTGGCCGAGGGCATTGGCGTGAAGGGCCTGATGAACGTCCAGTTCGCCTTGAAGGACGATATCCTTTATGTCATCGAGGCCAATCCGCGCGCCTCGCGCACCGTTCCGTTCGTGTCCAAGGCGACCGGTGTGCCGCTGGCTAAGGCTGCCGCCCGCATCATGATGGGATCCACCATCGCGGAACTGCGGGAAGAAGGACTTATCCCATCGGTCTACGATGGTGGTTCCTTGCCGCTCGATCATCCGATTGCGGTCAAGGAAGCGGTCTTGCCATTCGAGCGCTTCCGCCGGCCAGACGGTAGCTTGCTGGATACCCTGTTGTCGCCAGAGATGAAGTCCACCGGCGAGGTTATGGGGCTGGCCACCAACTTTGGTGCGGCCTATGCCAAGGGCGAAATCGCCGCCTTCGCCGTGCCGCCCACGGAAGGAACCATCTTCGTCTCCGTGGCCAACCGGGATAAGCGCACCCTGATTTTCCCCATCCAGCGCTTGGCGCGCATGGGATACAACATCGTCGCCACCGCCGGTACCGCGCAGATGCTGCGCCGCAACGGCATCGAGTGCGAGGTTGCCGTCAAGGTCTCTGAGG
- a CDS encoding YbjN domain-containing protein: MTNASTASTENNLPEVDLDRVVAAMGTFDIELTKVEGEIDAATANLNGLPTMFAVLDSVVIVRCDVPTDASFSKADAGLFLAANQINSVAFGARAVISEHDDMLVVRTERDIPAAAGMTDEQLTTALKKAVDAVINGQDAMVSAAEEMAKLGSETAAKAGNGGEENSTPSGNA, encoded by the coding sequence ATGACTAATGCATCCACCGCATCTACCGAAAACAATTTGCCCGAGGTCGATCTAGACCGCGTCGTAGCTGCCATGGGCACCTTCGATATTGAGCTGACCAAGGTGGAAGGCGAAATTGACGCCGCCACCGCCAACCTCAATGGCCTGCCCACCATGTTTGCGGTCCTGGATTCCGTTGTCATCGTGCGCTGCGATGTGCCAACCGATGCCTCGTTCTCCAAGGCCGATGCCGGACTCTTCCTCGCCGCCAACCAGATCAACTCTGTAGCATTCGGCGCGCGAGCAGTTATTTCTGAGCACGACGATATGCTCGTCGTCCGCACCGAGCGCGATATTCCCGCCGCCGCCGGAATGACCGATGAGCAACTCACCACCGCTTTGAAGAAGGCCGTCGATGCCGTTATCAACGGCCAGGACGCCATGGTGTCTGCCGCCGAGGAAATGGCCAAGCTCGGATCTGAAACCGCTGCGAAGGCTGGCAACGGCGGCGAGGAAAACTCCACGCCGTCTGGAAACGCCTAA
- a CDS encoding TIGR01777 family oxidoreductase, whose protein sequence is MSFSAQHVVPAAREHVWQWHTRPGALTRLNAPFAFMKPVQQATDLGDGTSLLALPGGLQWTAQHDLARYQAGYSFSDVCVNAPIRKFAKWRHTHRFADHPDGTLITDEVDTRIPAVALNSVFAYRQHQLIEDISFENRLRESQLGHKPLTVAVTGSHGSVGSALTAQLQTLGHTVIPLVRGAAEAGQREWRPHHPRPDLLEGVDVLVHLAGEPIFGRFNDSHKSDIRDSRVGPTENLARLVSTTDSVQAMVCASAIGFYGSERGDELLTEDAERGEGFLTDVAVDWEKACDPAREAGKRVVNIRTGIVMSGNSGLLPLLRALFSTGLGGAFGDGNFWYSWVALDDLTDAYIRAIVDEKLAGAVNGASPNPVLNKDFVSALGSELHRPTILPIPQFGPALLLGKQGAQELALADQRVKPQVLEDIGHTFRYPTIDAALAHELGGESLWESP, encoded by the coding sequence GTGAGTTTCTCTGCACAGCACGTAGTCCCAGCCGCCCGCGAACATGTTTGGCAATGGCACACCCGGCCAGGGGCGCTGACGCGCCTGAACGCGCCTTTTGCCTTTATGAAGCCGGTGCAGCAGGCTACCGATCTGGGCGATGGTACCTCCCTGCTCGCCCTTCCCGGCGGTTTGCAATGGACGGCCCAGCACGACCTTGCGCGCTACCAAGCCGGGTATAGTTTCAGCGATGTCTGCGTCAACGCACCCATCCGCAAATTTGCCAAGTGGCGCCATACGCACCGGTTTGCCGATCACCCAGACGGAACGCTGATTACAGACGAGGTAGATACCCGTATCCCCGCTGTGGCCCTCAACTCGGTTTTCGCCTACCGTCAGCACCAACTAATCGAGGATATTTCCTTTGAAAACCGCTTGCGCGAAAGCCAACTTGGCCACAAGCCTTTGACCGTCGCTGTAACTGGCTCGCACGGCAGTGTGGGCAGCGCCTTGACCGCACAGCTACAAACCCTGGGCCACACCGTGATCCCTCTCGTGCGCGGCGCGGCGGAGGCAGGCCAGCGCGAGTGGCGCCCACACCACCCGCGGCCCGATCTCCTCGAGGGCGTCGACGTCCTCGTACACCTGGCGGGCGAACCCATCTTTGGGCGCTTTAATGACAGCCATAAGTCCGATATCCGCGACTCCCGCGTGGGCCCCACCGAAAACCTCGCCCGCCTAGTGTCCACCACCGATTCCGTGCAGGCCATGGTGTGCGCCTCTGCCATCGGCTTCTACGGGTCTGAGCGCGGCGATGAGCTGCTAACCGAGGACGCCGAGCGCGGCGAGGGCTTTCTTACCGATGTCGCAGTGGACTGGGAGAAAGCCTGCGACCCCGCCCGCGAGGCCGGGAAGCGCGTGGTCAATATCCGCACCGGCATCGTGATGTCCGGCAATTCCGGCCTGCTACCGCTGTTGCGCGCGCTGTTTTCCACAGGGCTTGGCGGCGCCTTTGGTGACGGCAACTTTTGGTACAGCTGGGTAGCACTAGACGATCTCACCGATGCCTATATCCGCGCCATCGTGGATGAGAAGCTTGCGGGGGCGGTCAATGGGGCATCGCCAAACCCGGTGCTCAATAAGGACTTCGTATCTGCCTTGGGCTCCGAATTGCACCGCCCCACCATTCTGCCGATCCCCCAATTCGGCCCCGCTTTGCTCCTGGGCAAGCAAGGCGCGCAAGAACTCGCATTGGCCGACCAGCGCGTCAAGCCACAGGTGCTGGAAGATATAGGCCATACCTTCCGCTACCCCACCATCGACGCAGCCTTGGCGCACGAACTCGGCGGCGAAAGCCTGTGGGAGTCGCCGTAG
- a CDS encoding PPK2 family polyphosphate kinase yields the protein MGKFKIKDALDLRAGKTFQLADVDPTATPGFDGSKSDLADRFERYDDELYDLQERLFANGRAHSDDAPSLLVVLQGMDTSGKGGAIRHVFSVFDPQGTKTVGFGKPTEEEMEHDFLWRIRKHDPVPGQVVAFDRSHYEDVLIQRVHEWVDEEEIDRRFEAIREYEQELAGKRVKILKVFLHISPEFQKENLIERTEREDKYWKYDPSDLEERGYWDKYMAAYEDAIRRTDELWAPWFVIPTDNKKYARMALKYLIVDALRHLNLSWPAPEFDPEAEKQRILDAD from the coding sequence ATGGGTAAATTTAAGATCAAAGATGCGCTAGACCTGCGCGCCGGAAAAACCTTTCAGCTTGCAGATGTCGATCCCACGGCGACTCCAGGATTCGATGGCTCAAAGTCTGACTTAGCGGACCGCTTCGAACGCTACGACGATGAGCTCTATGATTTGCAGGAACGCCTCTTTGCTAATGGCAGGGCGCATAGCGATGACGCACCTTCGCTCTTAGTGGTCCTGCAAGGCATGGATACCTCCGGCAAGGGCGGGGCGATTCGTCACGTCTTTTCCGTCTTTGATCCGCAGGGTACTAAGACCGTGGGGTTTGGTAAGCCCACGGAAGAGGAAATGGAACACGATTTCCTGTGGCGCATCCGCAAACACGATCCGGTTCCTGGCCAAGTCGTGGCCTTTGACCGTTCCCACTACGAGGACGTGCTGATTCAACGCGTGCACGAGTGGGTGGATGAGGAAGAGATCGATCGTCGCTTCGAGGCGATTCGCGAATATGAACAAGAGCTCGCCGGAAAGCGGGTAAAGATCCTCAAGGTCTTTTTGCACATCTCGCCGGAGTTCCAAAAGGAAAACCTCATCGAGCGGACCGAGCGCGAGGATAAGTACTGGAAGTACGATCCTTCAGACCTTGAAGAGCGCGGCTATTGGGATAAATACATGGCCGCCTATGAAGATGCCATCCGCCGGACGGATGAACTCTGGGCACCATGGTTTGTTATCCCCACGGATAATAAGAAGTACGCGCGCATGGCCCTGAAATATCTCATCGTCGATGCACTGCGGCACCTTAACCTGTCGTGGCCCGCGCCCGAGTTCGATCCGGAGGCAGAAAAGCAGCGCATCCTCGATGCGGACTAA
- a CDS encoding aspartate carbamoyltransferase catalytic subunit, producing the protein MKHLIDSAELSRAEIIGLLDEADRFREALDGREVKKLPTLRGRTIYTLFYENSTRTRSSFETAGKWMSADVINLSASTSSVKKGESLKDTGLTLAAIGADAIIMRHPSSGAPQQLAQWVDPDGNGPAVINAGDGAHQHPTQALLDAVTMRQRLGLRGDNGFEGLKVKIVGDCLHSRVVRSNVDLLHTLGAEVTLVGPATLMPWGVDKWPVRVSYDFDAELADADVVMMLRVQQERMDGGFFPSHREYAQLFGLSQQRAAALHKDAIVMHPGPMLRGMEINYAVADMDKTTVLQQVNNGVHMRMAVLFTLLTNGDNAGI; encoded by the coding sequence ATGAAACACCTCATCGATAGCGCGGAACTATCCCGCGCAGAAATCATCGGCCTGCTGGATGAGGCCGATCGCTTCCGCGAGGCGCTCGATGGCCGCGAGGTCAAAAAACTGCCGACGCTGCGCGGGCGCACGATTTATACACTCTTCTACGAAAACTCCACGCGTACGCGCTCGTCTTTTGAAACGGCCGGCAAGTGGATGTCCGCTGATGTTATCAACCTCTCGGCGTCGACCTCCTCTGTGAAAAAGGGCGAATCCCTCAAAGATACGGGCCTGACGCTGGCGGCCATCGGTGCCGATGCCATCATCATGCGCCACCCGTCCTCCGGCGCGCCGCAGCAGCTGGCCCAGTGGGTGGACCCGGATGGAAACGGCCCTGCCGTCATCAACGCCGGCGACGGTGCGCACCAGCACCCGACGCAGGCCTTGCTCGATGCCGTCACGATGCGCCAGCGCCTGGGCCTGCGCGGCGATAATGGCTTTGAGGGCCTGAAGGTAAAGATTGTGGGCGATTGCCTGCACTCGCGCGTGGTGCGCTCAAACGTGGATCTCCTGCACACCTTGGGCGCGGAGGTCACCCTCGTGGGGCCTGCGACCTTGATGCCGTGGGGCGTGGACAAGTGGCCGGTGCGCGTGTCCTATGACTTTGATGCAGAGCTTGCAGATGCCGATGTCGTGATGATGCTGCGCGTGCAGCAAGAGCGCATGGACGGTGGCTTCTTCCCCTCCCACCGCGAGTACGCGCAGCTCTTTGGGCTATCGCAGCAGCGCGCTGCGGCGCTGCACAAGGATGCCATCGTCATGCACCCAGGTCCCATGCTGCGCGGCATGGAGATTAACTACGCCGTGGCCGATATGGATAAAACCACGGTATTGCAGCAGGTCAACAACGGTGTCCACATGCGCATGGCAGTGCTTTTTACGCTGCTGACCAATGGCGATAATGCCGGGATTTAA
- the pyrR gene encoding bifunctional pyr operon transcriptional regulator/uracil phosphoribosyltransferase PyrR: MSGTDVNANQLELLSSDDVSRTVARIAHQIIEKTALDSAEAPRVILLGIPSGGVPLAERLAQKIHEFSGVPVPWGSLDITLYRDDLRNFPHRALQPTSIPDGGIDNATVILVDDVLYSGRTIRAALDAVGDVGRPSIIQLAVLVDRGHREVPIRADYVGKNLPTAREEDVSVYIQDIDGRDAVVLTRSTSAGDAAQIRGTHS, encoded by the coding sequence ATGAGTGGAACTGACGTGAACGCGAACCAGTTGGAGCTTTTAAGCTCCGATGATGTCTCGCGTACCGTTGCACGCATCGCGCACCAGATTATTGAAAAGACGGCGCTCGATTCCGCGGAGGCCCCGCGGGTCATTTTGCTGGGCATCCCCTCAGGCGGAGTGCCCCTAGCGGAGCGCCTCGCGCAGAAGATACACGAGTTTTCCGGGGTCCCCGTTCCATGGGGCTCGCTCGACATCACGTTGTACAGAGACGATTTACGCAATTTCCCGCACCGCGCCCTGCAACCGACCTCCATTCCAGACGGTGGAATAGATAACGCCACCGTCATCTTGGTCGATGATGTCCTCTATTCCGGCCGCACCATCCGCGCCGCCCTCGATGCGGTGGGCGATGTTGGCAGGCCTTCGATTATCCAGTTGGCCGTATTGGTGGACCGCGGGCACCGCGAGGTCCCCATCCGCGCCGATTATGTGGGCAAGAACCTGCCCACGGCGCGGGAAGAAGATGTCTCCGTATATATCCAAGACATCGATGGCCGCGATGCCGTAGTCCTCACCCGCTCTACGTCCGCGGGCGATGCCGCGCAGATAAGGGGAACGCACTCATGA
- a CDS encoding YbjN domain-containing protein, translating into MSEEPTLYPDTPIEDVTLERIGEIFDSEKLEYRVEEQTVGEGETVKILRTGFSNIAIALQVRDDVLVADSVWRGNAPASEGPQLLMVLNKWNQQHFAPTLRFFESAENNLAVSGVREINISHGLSRNQIGAFVMSTLDSMLQSMAFVEEHYPQLVTWEEHNHD; encoded by the coding sequence GTGTCTGAAGAACCAACCCTGTATCCCGATACGCCCATTGAGGATGTCACCCTCGAGCGCATCGGTGAAATTTTTGACTCCGAAAAGCTCGAGTACCGCGTAGAAGAACAGACCGTCGGCGAAGGCGAGACGGTAAAGATCCTGCGCACCGGCTTTTCCAATATCGCCATTGCCCTGCAAGTGCGTGACGATGTCCTCGTGGCAGACTCCGTCTGGCGCGGCAACGCCCCAGCCTCGGAAGGCCCGCAACTGCTCATGGTCCTCAATAAGTGGAACCAGCAGCACTTCGCGCCCACCCTGCGCTTTTTTGAATCGGCCGAAAATAATCTGGCTGTCTCCGGCGTGCGCGAAATCAACATTTCCCATGGCCTGTCCCGCAACCAGATCGGTGCCTTCGTGATGTCCACCTTGGACTCCATGCTGCAGTCCATGGCTTTTGTTGAAGAGCACTACCCACAGCTTGTCACCTGGGAGGAGCATAACCATGACTAA
- the carA gene encoding glutamine-hydrolyzing carbamoyl-phosphate synthase small subunit codes for MTDKTPAILVLADGRTFRGYGFGATGTTLGEAVFTTAMTGYQETMTDPSYHRQIVVSAAPHIGNTGWNDEDNESHGNNIWVAGLVIRDLSRRVSSWRAERSLSEEMQAQGVIGIRGIDTRTLVRHLRNYGSISAGLFSGEAATRPVEELLEQVKSQSSMEGADLAAEVSTDKPYVVEAQGEKKHTIVAFDMGVKSATPRYLSQRGIETIVVPSTTTFAEVQSYNPDGVFVSNGPGDPATADDTVATIKKVLAAKIPFFGICFGNQLLGRALGLDTYKMKFGHRGINVPVRNLLTGKIDITSQNHGFALQAPDNYDLADKDAEFDSDFGPAHITHICLNDDTVEGVALRNGMAFSVQYHPESAAGPHDANPLFDQFLELMANHTPNK; via the coding sequence GTGACTGATAAAACCCCAGCAATCCTCGTCCTTGCGGATGGGCGTACCTTCCGTGGCTACGGCTTCGGCGCTACCGGCACCACCCTCGGTGAGGCCGTATTTACCACCGCGATGACCGGTTACCAGGAAACGATGACGGATCCGTCCTACCACCGCCAGATCGTCGTCTCCGCAGCCCCGCACATTGGCAATACTGGCTGGAACGATGAGGACAACGAGTCCCACGGCAATAATATCTGGGTCGCAGGCCTTGTTATCCGCGATCTGTCCCGCCGCGTATCTAGCTGGCGTGCAGAGCGCAGCTTGAGCGAGGAAATGCAGGCCCAAGGTGTCATCGGCATCCGCGGGATTGATACCCGCACCCTGGTGCGCCACCTGCGCAACTACGGTTCCATCTCCGCGGGTCTCTTCTCCGGAGAGGCCGCCACCCGGCCTGTGGAGGAACTCCTTGAGCAGGTAAAGAGCCAGTCCTCCATGGAGGGCGCGGACCTTGCCGCCGAGGTATCCACCGATAAGCCCTATGTTGTTGAGGCCCAAGGAGAAAAGAAGCACACCATCGTCGCCTTTGACATGGGCGTGAAATCCGCAACGCCGCGCTACCTTTCCCAGCGCGGCATCGAGACCATCGTGGTGCCGTCTACCACCACCTTTGCAGAAGTCCAGTCCTATAACCCGGACGGCGTCTTCGTCTCCAACGGTCCGGGTGACCCGGCTACTGCCGATGACACCGTTGCCACCATCAAAAAGGTGCTCGCGGCGAAAATCCCGTTCTTTGGCATCTGCTTTGGCAACCAGCTGCTCGGGCGCGCGCTGGGCCTAGATACCTACAAGATGAAATTCGGCCACCGCGGCATCAACGTCCCGGTGCGCAACCTGCTGACCGGCAAGATCGATATCACCTCCCAAAACCACGGCTTCGCACTCCAAGCGCCAGATAACTACGACCTAGCCGATAAGGACGCCGAATTCGACTCGGACTTCGGACCGGCCCACATCACGCATATCTGCTTGAACGATGACACGGTTGAGGGCGTCGCCTTGCGCAATGGCATGGCCTTCTCGGTGCAGTACCACCCGGAATCCGCCGCCGGCCCGCACGATGCCAACCCGCTCTTTGATCAATTCTTAGAGCTCATGGCCAACCACACCCCGAATAAGTAG
- a CDS encoding dihydroorotase gives MTTYPATGRLSAPAENPLLIKNIRPYGEGEPTNVLIRGGVIDAIGPEVQAEDAETIDGGGNVLLPGLVDMHVHLREPGREDTETIESGSKAAAKGGFTAVFTMANTTPVTDQPIIAESVWAKSQALGLCDVHPVGSITKGLEGKSLTEFGMMARSDAKVRMFSDDGKCVQTPQLMRRALEYAKGMDVLLAQHAEDDRMTGGSSAHEGENAARLGLRGWPRVAEESIVARDALLARDYGNRVHICHASTQGTVELLQWAKEHDIPLTAEVTPHHLLMTDDKLRTYDGLFRVNPPLREQRDTEALRQALLDGTIDCVATDHAPHGSEDKCVEFENARPGMLGLESSLAVIAKLFVETGLADWRFIARVMSERPAEITRLPGHGRPLEVGEPANLTIVDPQHHWVSDSAQLASKSQNNPYAGEEFGARVTHTILRGSVTFDLNAATHD, from the coding sequence ATGACTACGTACCCAGCTACCGGCCGGCTTTCCGCACCGGCCGAGAACCCACTACTGATTAAAAATATTCGCCCGTACGGGGAAGGCGAGCCCACCAACGTCCTCATCCGCGGTGGGGTTATTGACGCCATCGGCCCCGAGGTGCAAGCGGAGGACGCCGAAACCATCGACGGCGGCGGCAACGTGCTGCTGCCAGGCCTGGTTGATATGCACGTGCACCTGCGCGAGCCAGGTCGTGAGGACACCGAGACCATCGAGTCCGGTTCCAAGGCCGCGGCCAAGGGCGGGTTTACCGCGGTCTTTACCATGGCCAATACCACGCCGGTCACGGACCAGCCCATCATCGCCGAATCCGTGTGGGCGAAGTCCCAGGCACTGGGGCTGTGCGATGTCCACCCGGTCGGCTCCATCACCAAGGGCTTAGAAGGCAAGTCCTTAACGGAGTTCGGCATGATGGCGCGCAGCGATGCCAAGGTGCGCATGTTTTCTGATGACGGCAAGTGCGTGCAAACCCCCCAGCTCATGCGCCGCGCGCTGGAATACGCCAAGGGCATGGACGTGCTACTGGCCCAGCACGCCGAGGATGACCGCATGACCGGCGGATCGTCTGCCCACGAGGGCGAAAACGCCGCGCGGTTGGGCCTGCGCGGCTGGCCGCGCGTAGCGGAGGAATCCATCGTTGCCCGCGACGCCCTGCTGGCCCGTGATTACGGCAACCGCGTACACATCTGCCACGCCTCCACGCAGGGCACGGTGGAGCTCCTGCAGTGGGCAAAGGAGCACGATATCCCGCTTACCGCAGAGGTCACCCCGCACCACCTTCTTATGACCGATGACAAGCTGCGCACCTATGACGGCCTCTTCCGCGTGAACCCGCCGCTGCGCGAACAGCGCGATACGGAGGCGCTGCGCCAGGCGCTTCTGGACGGCACCATTGACTGCGTCGCCACCGACCACGCGCCGCACGGCTCCGAAGACAAGTGCGTGGAATTCGAAAACGCGCGCCCCGGCATGCTGGGGCTGGAGTCCTCGCTGGCGGTCATCGCCAAGCTCTTTGTGGAAACCGGCCTGGCGGACTGGCGCTTTATCGCCCGCGTCATGTCCGAGCGCCCCGCCGAAATCACGCGCCTCCCAGGCCACGGTCGCCCCTTGGAAGTGGGGGAGCCTGCCAACCTGACCATCGTTGACCCACAACACCACTGGGTATCCGATTCCGCGCAGCTTGCATCCAAGTCCCAGAACAACCCCTATGCGGGCGAGGAATTTGGTGCGCGAGTTACCCACACCATCTTGCGCGGCTCGGTAACGTTCGATCTGAACGCCGCTACCCATGACTAA